Genomic window (Pseudomonas xantholysinigenes):
TGGGTGGACGCACCTTGGCGGCGTTGATTCTCGGCCAGCACAACGCCCTGACCGCCCAGCCCTGGGTACACGACAACCGCCCGCTGTCGAGCCTGGCCAGCTGGCCGCCCGAGCCCTGCCGCTGGCTGGGCTACAACGCGATCATCCAGAGTTTCGTCCACGAGGACCGGACCCTCGCCAACCCGGCCAGCGCCCTGTGGCAGCGGCGCCTGGCCAGTGGGTTGGCCGACTTCATGGAAGGCTTCATGCACTGACTTCCCTTCATCACCACACAGGATCCACCGGCCATGAGCATCACCCAGTTCAAGCGCACCGACAGTGCCATCCTGGACAGTTCCAACCCGGTCGCCGTACCGCTCGGCGAACCGGTCGCGGTCACCTCGGTCACTTGCGTCGAACGCAGTGACGGCGTCGAGACCGGCATATGGGAATGCACCCCCGGGCGCTGGCGACGGCAGATCGTGCAACAGGAGTTCTGCCATTTCATCAAGGGCCGCTGCACCTTCACCCCAGACGGTGGCGAACCGCTACTCATAGAAGCCGGAGATGCCCTGATGCTACCGGCCAACAGCCTCGGCACCTGGGATATCCAGGAGACCGTGCGCAAGACCTACGTCCTGATTTTCTGATCCGCTGATCGCCTGCCTTCGATAACAACAGACAAAGCAAGGTAACCCCGACATGCGCACCTACCTTCTCGCCCCCTTGATGCTGGCCGCAAGCGTTGCCAGCGCCGCCGACTCGGTGAAGATCTACAACTGGTCGAGCTACATCGCCCCCGACACCTTGAAGCAGTTCCAGCAGGCCACCGGCATCGTGCCCACCTACGATGTGTTCGACAGCAACGAAACCCTCGACGGCAAGCTGATGACCGGCAACTCAGGCTATGACGTGGTGTTTCCGTCCAACCACTTCATGGCCCGGCAGATCCAGGGCAAGGCCCTGAAGAAACTGGACAAGTCGCAGCTGCCGAACTGGAAGAACCTCAACCCCGTGTTGCTCAAGGCGCTGGAGGTGAACGACCCAGGCAACCAGTACGGTTTCCCCTACCTGTGGGGCAGCACCGGCATCGGCTACAACATCGACAAGGTCAAGGCGGTGCTCGGCGACCATGCGCCCGTCGATTCGTGGGACCTGTTCTTCAAGCCCGAGTACCTGTCCAAGCTCAAGGGCTGCGGCGTGGCGGTGCTCGACAATGGCCCCGAACTGCTGCCGATCGCCCTGCACTACCTGGGCCTGCCGCACCACAGCCAGAACCCGGCGGACTACGACAAGGCCAAAGCGTTGCTGATGAAGGTGCGCCCGTACATCAGCTACTTCCACTCCTCGAAGTACACCGGCGACCTGGCCAATGGCGATGTGTGCCTGGTGGTGGGCTTCTCGGGCGATGTGCTGCAGGCGAAGAACCGTGCCGAAGAGGCGAACAACGGCGTGAAGGTGGGTTATTCGATCCCGAAGGAAGGTGCGCCGATGTGGTTCGACATGGTTGCCATGCCCGCCGATGCGCCCAACGAGAAAGCTGGGTACGCGTACATGAACTATCTGCTGCAGCCCGAGGTGATGGCGAACATCAGCAACTTCGTGCAGTACGCCAATGGCAACCAGCAGGCAGACGCCCTGGTCGACCCGGCGCTGAAGGGCAACACGATGATCTACCCGAGCGCGGATGTGATGGACAAGCTGTATGCGCTGGAGGCGATGCCGGCGAAGATCGACCGGATCAGGACGCGGATCTGGACCAGCATAAAAGCAGGCAACTGACATTCGTCAGTTGCAAAGCCTCAAGCTGCAAGCGGCAAGAAAAAAGCGGGCCAATGCGAACCCGCTTTTTCTTGTAGCTTGCAGCTTGAAACTTGTTACTGCTGTCAGTGATGCTCGCGGGTCGCGCGGAACTTGATGTCCGGCCAGCGCTCTTCCATCAACGACAGGTTGACCCGGGTCGGCGCCAGGTAGGTCAGGTGACCGCCACCGTCGATGGCCAGGTTCTCCATGGCCTTGTTCTGGAATTCCTCGAGCTTCTTCTTGTCGTCGCAGGCAATCCAACGCGCCGACCAGACGGTGATCGGCTCATAGGCGCACTCGACCTTGTACTCTTCCTTCAGGCGGCTGGCGACCACGTCGAACTGCAGCACACCGACCGCACCGAGGATGATGTCGTTGCTGCGTTCGGGGAAGAACACCTGGGTCGCGCCCTCTTCGGCCAGCTGTTGCAGGCCCTGGCGCAGTTGCTTGGATTTCAGCGGGTCCTTCAGGCGCACGCGACGGAACAGCTCCGGGGCGAAGTGCGGGATGCCGGTGAAGCCCAGCGCCTCGCCTTCGGTGAAGGTGTCGCCGATCTGGATAGTGCCATGGTTGTGCAGGCCGATGATGTCGCCGGCGAAGGCTTCTTCGAGCTGTTCACGCTCGGAGGAGAAGAACGTCAGCGCGTCGCCGATGCGCAGGTCCTTGTTCAGGCGCACATGGCGCATCTTCATGCCTTTCTCGTACTTGCCCGAGCAGATGCGCATGAAGGCGATGCGGTCGCGGTGTTTCGGGTCCATGTTCGCCTGGATCTTGAACACGAAGCCGGTGAACTTCTCTTCCACCGGTTCCACGGTCCGCTCGTGGGCGACCCGGCCCAGCGGGCGCGGTGCCCAGTCGACGACCGCGTCGAGTACATGGTCGACACCGAAGTTGCCCAGGGCAGTACCGAAGAACACCGGGGTCAGCTGGCCGTTGATGAACTCGTCCTGGTCGAACTCATGGCAGGCGCCCTGCACCAGCTCCAGCTGTTCGACGAAGCTGTCGTACTGGTCGCCCAGGTGCGCGCGGGCCTCGTCGGAATCCAGCTTCTGGATGATCTTGGCCTCGGTGCGCTCGTGGCCGTGGCCCGGGGTGTAGACGATGATGTAGTCGCCGGTGAGGTGGTACACGCCCTTGAAGTCGCGGTAGCACCCGATTGGCCAGGTGATCGGCGCGGCCTTGATCTTCAACACCGCCTCGATTTCGTCGAGCAGTTCGATCGGGTCGCGGATGTCACGGTCGAGTTTGTTGATGAAGCTGACGATTGGTGTGTCACGCAGGCGGCACACGTCCATCAGGGCGATGGTCCGTGGCTCTACACCTTTACCGCCGTCGAGCACCATCAGCGCCGAGTCCACCGCGGTCAGGGTGCGGTAGGTGTCTTCCGAGAAGTCCTCGTGGCCGGGGGTGTCGAGCAGGTTGATCATGTGCTCGCGGTAGGGGAACTGCATCACCGAGGTGGTGATGGAGATGCCGCGCTGCTTCTCCATTTCCATCCAGTCGGAGGTCGCGTGGCGGTCGGACTTGCGCGACTTCACGGTCCCCGCGACGGAGATCGCCTTGCCCATCAGCAGGAGCTTCTCGGTGATGGTGGTCTTACCGGCGTCGGGGTGGGAAATGATTGCGAAAGTGCGGCGCTTCGCGACTTCGGCGGCCTGGTTGGTCATGGGAAATCGCCTGACTGGGGATTCAAAAAGGGGCGATATCATACCTGAAGTCGGGCGACAGGCCAAAACAAGCCCCAACGGCTCGACCCAGTTCGCCCCTGCCGCATTGCTTAACCATCGATATGCGAATCGCCAGCAAGCCCCTCGATGGTTATCGGGGCTCGGCCAGGCAGATGAGCGACCAGCTCCAATCTTGCGCCCATGGCTTCCAGATAGTCACGCAACGTAGAGATCAACATATCGCTACGGTTCTCAAACCTGGAAACATTGCCCTGACGAACGTCCAGGCGCTCGGCCATGCTTTCCTGGGTGATCTCGAGTTGTTTACGCAAGGCCTGAAGCGTCATTTCCTCACGAATCAGTTCGCGACCACGCTCTTCGATTCTGGCCCTGCGCTCAGGCGTCAGCTCGCTCATCACGTCTTCAAGCGTCTTGTACATTTTTCAACCTCTGGACAAATGTCGATCAAACCGTTCATCGGCACGGGTAATCAGGTTTCCATAAAATCTGCGCTCACTGATGCCAGCCTTGTCTCCCGCGACGAGCAACAATGCAGCGCGCGAACGGTCGAAAGCGAATGCGACTCGCCATACCCCACCATCTGCGTTGAACCTCAACTCTTTCATGTTCGAATGCCTCGAGCCCTTCAGCGTGTCCACATGTGGACGACCCAATGCGGGGCCAAAATGCTTGAGCAGATGAAGCTGAGCCAGCAATTCATCCTGGACTACCTTGGTCAGCGCTTGCAGTTCAGCGCTGAACTCTCGGCACATTCCAATTGACCACCGCATTAAAATACCTCTAAGGGAATATTCCCTCAAGCGCATACCAAGATGATTCGAGAAGAAATTCTGAACATCTGTGAAACGCCTCGATAGCAGGTACTTCAACGCCTCAACGTAATATCTACGCTTGTTTTTCGCGTGAAAATTCCTACAGCCCAGTGATTAGCACTGGCCAAATGCCGCGCCAGATGGGAACCTTTACCCCCACGGAGACGTCCACTCCCCTGCAACCCGCTTCGGTTCAGGGCTGGTTTCACCTGCTTCACGAGCCCGACGGGGTTCGGCTCATGGCCTGATGCCGCGCATCGGGCTGCTACTCGCGATCACGCTGCCCGCCGCCAGGAATGGCCGGCCGCACGGGGGTGTGATCGCCGACTATAAAAAAGGAGTCCGCCTGTGGCTGCACGCTACGGAAAAGGGCTGATGGGATGGGCCGCCGTGCTCGTCATCCTGGCCCTGCTGGTCCACTGGATCGGCATCGACACGATCGCCCGCTATCGCGACGATCTTGGGTTCTACCTGCAAGCGCACCTGGTTCTGGTGCTGGCTTCGATGGCGGCGGCGTTGGCCGTGGGCATCCCTGCCGGCATTGCCTTGAGTCGACCGCACAGGGTCGACAAAGCCGAACGCTTCATGCAGTTTTTCAACGTAGGCAACACCATCCCTCCCCTGGCCGTCCTGGCCATCGCCCTGAGTATCCTGGGCATCGGCGCCGGCCCTGCGATCTTCGCGCTGTTCCTCGCCTCCCTGCTGCCCATCGTGCGCAACACCTACGAAGGCCTGAAAAACGTCCCCGCCTCGCTCAAGGAAGCCGCCACCGGTATCGGCATGACCCCGCGCCAGCAGTTGTGGCAAGTGGAGCTGCCCAATGCCATGCCGATCATTGTCGGCGGCGTGCGCGTGGCCCTGGCGCTGAACGTCGGCACCGCGCCCCTGGCGTTCCTGATCGGCGCCAACAGCCTGGGCAGCCTGATCTTCCCCGGCATCGCCCTGAACAACCAGCCGCAGCTGTTGCTGGGTGCCGCGTGCACCGCGCTGCTGGCCCTGGCGCTCGACGCGCTGGTGAGTGTCGCCAGCAAGCGCTGGCTGGAAGCTGGCCTGGCCCGATAACAAGAGGCAAACGATGAAGAAGACAATCGCCTTGCTCCTGGGCGCGGCCCTGCTTTGCGCAGGCTTAGCCCAGGCCATGGAAAAACCGCTGATCCGCATCGGCGCCCGGGTGTTCACCGAACAGACCGTGCTCGCCGAAATCACCGCCCAGTACCTGCGCGCCAACGGCTTCGAGGTGCGGGTCACCTCCGGCCTTGGCAGCAATATCGCCCGCCAGGCCCAGGAAACCGGCCAGCTCGACCTGATGTGGGAATACACCGGGGTCTCGCTGGTGTCGTACAACCATGTCGACGAGCGCATGCCCAATGCCGCGGCCACCTACGCCCGGGTCAAGGCACTGGATGCGCAGAAGGGCCTGGTCTGGCTGACACCGTCACGGTTCAGCAACACCTACGCCCTGGGCCTGCCCAAGGCGGTCGCCACGGCCTATCCGCAGATCAACTCGATCAGCGACCTCAACCAGGTGCTGCATGACGAGCAGCAGCGCAAGCACCTGGTCGCGCTGGACACCGAGTTCGCCAATCGTCCCGATGGCCTGGTCGGCCTGCGTGAGCTGTACGGCCTGCCGCTGGATCGGCGCAATATCCGCCAGATGGACGGCGGCCTGGTGTACACCGCGATGCGCAATAACCAGGTGTTCGCCGGGTTGGTGTACACCACCGACGGCCGCCTGGACGCCTTCGACCTCAAGCTGCTGGACGACGACAAGCACTACTTCCCCGACTACACCGCCGCCCCCGTGCTGCGCCAGGCGGTACTCGACGCTCATCCGCAACTGGCCGACCTGCTCAAGCCGCTGGCCGAACGACTGGACGACCAGACCATGCGCCAGCTCAACGCCAAGGTCGATGTCGAGCACCAGAGCCCGGCGGTCGTGGCCGCCACCTTCCTGCGTGAGCATCCACTCGGCGAGGTACAGCCATGAACCTGCTCGACACCTTCGCCCACCTCGACTGGGCCCAGGTCCTGCAACTGACTGGGCAGCACATCACCCTGGTCGGCGTCGCCGTGGGCCTGGCCATCGTCGTCGGCGTGCCGCTAGGCATCCTGATGACTCGCTTCCCGGTGTTCGCCGGCCCCCTGCAGGCCAGCGCCACCGTGCTGCTGACCATTCCATCCATCGCCCTGTTCGGCCTGCTGCTGCCGTTCTATTCCAAGTTCGGCCAAGGCCTAGGCCCACTGCCGGCGATCACCGCGGTGTTCCTCTATTCGCTGCTGCCGATCCTGCGCAACACCTACCTGGCCCTGACCAACGTCGAACCCGGCATACGCGAGGCTGCCCGAGGCATCGGCATGACCTTCGGCCAGCGCCTGCGCATGGTCGAGCTGCCCATCGCCGTGCCGGTGATCCTCGCCGGGGTGCGCACCGCCGTGGTGATGAACATCGGTGTGATGACCATCGCCGCCACCATCGGCGCCGGTGGCCTCGGCGTGCTGATCCTCACCGCCATCAGCCGCAGCGACATGTCGATGCTGCTGGTCGGCGCCGTGCTGGTCAGCCTGCTGGCGATCATCGCCGACCTGCTGCTGCAAATCCTGCAACGTGCCCTGACTCCGGAAGGACTGCGCTCATGATCGAATTGAAGAACCTCAGCAAGACCTTCAACGTCAACGGCAAGGACGTCAAAGCCGTTGACTCGGTAAGCCTCACCGTCAATGAAGGCGAAATCTGCGTGTTCCTCGGCCCCTCGGGCTGCGGCAAGAGCACCACGCTGAAGATGATCAACCGGCTGATCACCCCGACCTCGGGCCAGGTGTTCATCAATGGCGAGGACACCAGCGGCCTGGACGAAGTCACCCTGCGTCGGCACATCGGCTATGTGATCCAGCAGATCGGCCTGTTCCCCAACATGACCATCGAAGAGAACATCACCGTGGTCCCGCGCCTGCTGGGCTGGGACAAGCAGCGCTGCCACGAGCGCGCCCGCGAGCTGATGAGCATGATCAAGCTCGAGCCCAAGCAATACCTGCAGCGCTACCCTCGCGAGTTGTCCGGGGGCCAGCAGCAGCGGATCGGCGTGATCCGCGCACTCGCGGCAGAAGCACCGCTGCTGTTGATGGACGAACCCTTCGGCGCCGTCGACCCGATCAACCGCGAGATGATCCAGAACGAATTCTTCGAGATGCAGCGGGCCCTGAACAAGACCGTGATCATGGTCAGCCACGACATCGACGAAGCGATCAAGCTCGGCGACAAGATCGCCATCTTCCGCGCCGGCAAGCTGCTGCAGCTCGACCATCCCGATACCCTGCTGGCACATCCGGTGGACGACTTCGTCAGCAATTTCGTTGGCCAGGACAGCACGCTCAAACGCCTGCTGTTGGTACGTGCCGAGGACGCCGCCGACAACGCGCCATCGGTGAGCCCGGAAACGCCGGTGAGCGACGCGCTGGAACTGCTGGACGAGCATGACCGGCGCTACGTGGTGGTCACCGATGGGCAGAACAAGGCGCTGGGCTATGTGCGTCGGCGCGACATGCACCGCCAGCAGGGGACGTGCGGGGATTTCCTGCGGCCGTTCAATGCCACGGCGGCGCATGACGAGCATCTGCGCATCCTGCTGTCACGGATGTACGAGTTCAACCGCGCATGGTTGCCGGTGCTGGATGGTGAGCAGGTGTTCCTGGGGGAGGTGACGCAGGAGTCGATTGCGGCCTACCTGAGCTCGGGCAGATCGCGGGGGGCCAAGACCAGTATTGTGTCGCCAGCCGAGGCAGTGACCTCCTGATAGAAAGCCGGGGGCGCTGTGCGCCCCTTTCGCGGCACAAGGCCGCTCCTACAGAGGAATGCGATCTCCTGTAGGAGCGGCCTTGTGCCGCGAAAGGACCGCAAAGCGGTCCCATTCAGAACCCTACACTGGCCTGCACATAGAACGTGCGCGGCTCACCCACATAGATGCCAGCGTTGTTGTCGCTGGAACGGGTGAAATACTGCTTGTCGAACAGGTTCTTCACCCCGGCGGCCAGCTTCAGGTTCGACAGCTGCGGCCCGAAGTCATACCCGCCGCGGGCATGCCAGGTCACGTACCCCGGAATATCGCCATACTGCCCGTCGGCACTCGGCTCGGTGATGTAGTTGCCATTGAAGCTGCCATTGGCGTTCATCCCGGTACCCGGCGCGCGCTGCTTGGATTGGGCGTAGGCGTCGAGGTTCCAGGTCCAGCGGTTGACGGCGTAACGCAGCCCAGCAGTGGCCACCTGGCGCGAGTAGAACGGCAGGTCGCGGCCCTTGAAGCCGGGAATCTCCCCTTCATAGGTGGCGCGGGTGTAGGTGTAGCCACCATTGACCGACAGCCCTTCCAGGCGTGGATCGAGCCCAGCCAGGTCGTAGCGCACCGAGGCCTCGAGGCCCTGGTGCTTGGTCGCCCCCAGGTTGGTCCAGCCGACATCGTTGCTGATGTACTGCAGTTCGTCGTCGAAGTCGATGTAGAACGCGGTCAACTCGCCCGCCCAATGGCCGTTGTCATAGCGGGTGCCGATCTCGTAGGTCTTGGCCTTCTCCGGCTCCAGGCCGTTGGCGGTGCTGTCGCCAACGCCTCCCTGGCCGAGCTGGAAGTACTGCAGGCTGCCGAACGAGGTCTCGTAGTTGGCGAACAGCTTCCAGGCGTCGGACAGGTGGTACATCACGCTCAGTGCCGGCAGCGGCTCGTTGCTGGTGATGCTGCGGTTCTTCTCCGGCACCGTGCGGTAGTTGGCATCCGGCACCGGGCGGTCGCGCCAGTCGGTGTTGATGTGCTCGAAGCGAATGCCCGGGGTGATGGTCCAATTGCCCACATCGATCTTGTCATCGATGTAGTAGGCGCTGGCCTCGGTGCCGCCGCTGCGGTCCTGGAACACGTGGCCGTCGGAAGTCGGGGTCACGGTGGGCACGTTGTCGATCAAGGCCAGGCGGCTGGACTGCTCTCGCATCGCTTCTTTCAGGTAGCGATAGCCGACGCTGACTTCCTGGGTGGTCGGGCCGACGAAGAAGATCCGCGACAGCCGCGGCTCGATGGCGAAGGTGTGGTAGTTGCGCGGGTAGAACGACAGGGTCTTCATGTCGCGGGCGGCGATGGCGCTGCCGCGGAAGCTGTCGGTGTAGTAGGTCAGCACCTCGAACTGGGTGGCGTCGTCGATCTGGCGCAGCCACTTGAACGACACATCCTTGCGTCGGCCGCTGAAGTAGTCGTAGTCGCGCAGCGACTGGTAAGGATTGTGGTCGTACTGGGCCTGGGTCAGGCCGCCAGGCATGTCGGCGCGCCCGTCGTAATAGTGGAAGTTGAGCCAGAACTCGTCGACGTCGGTCGGCGCCCAGTGGGTCTTGAGCATCACATCGTCGATGTCGTTGCCGTTGTTGCGCTCACGGTAGCCATTGCCGTTGACCCCGGTATACAGCAAGGCCACGCCCATGCCGTTGTCGGCGGTGCCACCGACGAAGGCCGACTCGGTGTGTTTCCAGCCACCATGACGCGAGGTTTCCATCGTGGTCGACAGCTCGCCGGTGGCCTTCTCGGGGATAGCTCGGGTGACGAAGTTGATCACCCCGCCGACGTTCTGCGGGCCATAGCGCACGGAGCCGGCGCCACGGACCACATCGATGCTGTCGAGGTTGCCCGAGGAGATCGGTGCCATCGACAGCTGTGGCTGGCCATAGGGTGCGAAGGCGGCCGGAATGCCATCGATCAGCACCGTGGAGCGCGGCGACAGGCGCGAGGTCAGGCCACGCACGCCAACGTTGAGTGACAGGTCGCTGCCACCGGTGCCGTTGGAGTCCTGCACCTGCACACCCGGTATGCCGCGCAGCACGTCGCGCACGTTCATCGCGCCCTGCTCCACCATGGCCTCGCGACGGATCACGGTACGCGCGCCGGGATGGTTCTGCACCACGCTCTGGTCGGCATCGCCGAGCCAGTCACCCACCACCTTGACGTCCGTGGGGGCCAGTTCCAGGCTGCCGCTGGTCATGGTCCCGGCACTTGCGGCCGGCTTGACCACCACGGTGTCGGCGGACTGCTCGAAGGTCAATCCGCTGCCCTGCAGCAGTTGTTGCAAGGCCTGCTCCGGCGCCAGGTCGCCGGACACCGCCGGG
Coding sequences:
- a CDS encoding TonB-dependent siderophore receptor codes for the protein MNNNKPLLPLRRMALALAVSVAAGHSYADTLQIPAQPLGSALKQLGQQSNLQLFFSPELVAGKQAPAVSGDLAPEQALQQLLQGSGLTFEQSADTVVVKPAASAGTMTSGSLELAPTDVKVVGDWLGDADQSVVQNHPGARTVIRREAMVEQGAMNVRDVLRGIPGVQVQDSNGTGGSDLSLNVGVRGLTSRLSPRSTVLIDGIPAAFAPYGQPQLSMAPISSGNLDSIDVVRGAGSVRYGPQNVGGVINFVTRAIPEKATGELSTTMETSRHGGWKHTESAFVGGTADNGMGVALLYTGVNGNGYRERNNGNDIDDVMLKTHWAPTDVDEFWLNFHYYDGRADMPGGLTQAQYDHNPYQSLRDYDYFSGRRKDVSFKWLRQIDDATQFEVLTYYTDSFRGSAIAARDMKTLSFYPRNYHTFAIEPRLSRIFFVGPTTQEVSVGYRYLKEAMREQSSRLALIDNVPTVTPTSDGHVFQDRSGGTEASAYYIDDKIDVGNWTITPGIRFEHINTDWRDRPVPDANYRTVPEKNRSITSNEPLPALSVMYHLSDAWKLFANYETSFGSLQYFQLGQGGVGDSTANGLEPEKAKTYEIGTRYDNGHWAGELTAFYIDFDDELQYISNDVGWTNLGATKHQGLEASVRYDLAGLDPRLEGLSVNGGYTYTRATYEGEIPGFKGRDLPFYSRQVATAGLRYAVNRWTWNLDAYAQSKQRAPGTGMNANGSFNGNYITEPSADGQYGDIPGYVTWHARGGYDFGPQLSNLKLAAGVKNLFDKQYFTRSSDNNAGIYVGEPRTFYVQASVGF
- a CDS encoding ABC transporter permease; this encodes MNLLDTFAHLDWAQVLQLTGQHITLVGVAVGLAIVVGVPLGILMTRFPVFAGPLQASATVLLTIPSIALFGLLLPFYSKFGQGLGPLPAITAVFLYSLLPILRNTYLALTNVEPGIREAARGIGMTFGQRLRMVELPIAVPVILAGVRTAVVMNIGVMTIAATIGAGGLGVLILTAISRSDMSMLLVGAVLVSLLAIIADLLLQILQRALTPEGLRS
- a CDS encoding cupin domain-containing protein — translated: MSITQFKRTDSAILDSSNPVAVPLGEPVAVTSVTCVERSDGVETGIWECTPGRWRRQIVQQEFCHFIKGRCTFTPDGGEPLLIEAGDALMLPANSLGTWDIQETVRKTYVLIF
- a CDS encoding polyamine ABC transporter substrate-binding protein; protein product: MRTYLLAPLMLAASVASAADSVKIYNWSSYIAPDTLKQFQQATGIVPTYDVFDSNETLDGKLMTGNSGYDVVFPSNHFMARQIQGKALKKLDKSQLPNWKNLNPVLLKALEVNDPGNQYGFPYLWGSTGIGYNIDKVKAVLGDHAPVDSWDLFFKPEYLSKLKGCGVAVLDNGPELLPIALHYLGLPHHSQNPADYDKAKALLMKVRPYISYFHSSKYTGDLANGDVCLVVGFSGDVLQAKNRAEEANNGVKVGYSIPKEGAPMWFDMVAMPADAPNEKAGYAYMNYLLQPEVMANISNFVQYANGNQQADALVDPALKGNTMIYPSADVMDKLYALEAMPAKIDRIRTRIWTSIKAGN
- a CDS encoding glycine betaine ABC transporter substrate-binding protein, whose amino-acid sequence is MKKTIALLLGAALLCAGLAQAMEKPLIRIGARVFTEQTVLAEITAQYLRANGFEVRVTSGLGSNIARQAQETGQLDLMWEYTGVSLVSYNHVDERMPNAAATYARVKALDAQKGLVWLTPSRFSNTYALGLPKAVATAYPQINSISDLNQVLHDEQQRKHLVALDTEFANRPDGLVGLRELYGLPLDRRNIRQMDGGLVYTAMRNNQVFAGLVYTTDGRLDAFDLKLLDDDKHYFPDYTAAPVLRQAVLDAHPQLADLLKPLAERLDDQTMRQLNAKVDVEHQSPAVVAATFLREHPLGEVQP
- a CDS encoding helix-turn-helix domain-containing protein; amino-acid sequence: MYKTLEDVMSELTPERRARIEERGRELIREEMTLQALRKQLEITQESMAERLDVRQGNVSRFENRSDMLISTLRDYLEAMGARLELVAHLPGRAPITIEGLAGDSHIDG
- a CDS encoding ABC transporter permease, producing MGWAAVLVILALLVHWIGIDTIARYRDDLGFYLQAHLVLVLASMAAALAVGIPAGIALSRPHRVDKAERFMQFFNVGNTIPPLAVLAIALSILGIGAGPAIFALFLASLLPIVRNTYEGLKNVPASLKEAATGIGMTPRQQLWQVELPNAMPIIVGGVRVALALNVGTAPLAFLIGANSLGSLIFPGIALNNQPQLLLGAACTALLALALDALVSVASKRWLEAGLAR
- a CDS encoding peptide chain release factor 3, whose product is MTNQAAEVAKRRTFAIISHPDAGKTTITEKLLLMGKAISVAGTVKSRKSDRHATSDWMEMEKQRGISITTSVMQFPYREHMINLLDTPGHEDFSEDTYRTLTAVDSALMVLDGGKGVEPRTIALMDVCRLRDTPIVSFINKLDRDIRDPIELLDEIEAVLKIKAAPITWPIGCYRDFKGVYHLTGDYIIVYTPGHGHERTEAKIIQKLDSDEARAHLGDQYDSFVEQLELVQGACHEFDQDEFINGQLTPVFFGTALGNFGVDHVLDAVVDWAPRPLGRVAHERTVEPVEEKFTGFVFKIQANMDPKHRDRIAFMRICSGKYEKGMKMRHVRLNKDLRIGDALTFFSSEREQLEEAFAGDIIGLHNHGTIQIGDTFTEGEALGFTGIPHFAPELFRRVRLKDPLKSKQLRQGLQQLAEEGATQVFFPERSNDIILGAVGVLQFDVVASRLKEEYKVECAYEPITVWSARWIACDDKKKLEEFQNKAMENLAIDGGGHLTYLAPTRVNLSLMEERWPDIKFRATREHH
- a CDS encoding type II toxin-antitoxin system RelE/ParE family toxin → MRLREYSLRGILMRWSIGMCREFSAELQALTKVVQDELLAQLHLLKHFGPALGRPHVDTLKGSRHSNMKELRFNADGGVWRVAFAFDRSRAALLLVAGDKAGISERRFYGNLITRADERFDRHLSRG
- a CDS encoding osmoprotectant ABC transporter ATP-binding protein OsmV, which translates into the protein MIELKNLSKTFNVNGKDVKAVDSVSLTVNEGEICVFLGPSGCGKSTTLKMINRLITPTSGQVFINGEDTSGLDEVTLRRHIGYVIQQIGLFPNMTIEENITVVPRLLGWDKQRCHERARELMSMIKLEPKQYLQRYPRELSGGQQQRIGVIRALAAEAPLLLMDEPFGAVDPINREMIQNEFFEMQRALNKTVIMVSHDIDEAIKLGDKIAIFRAGKLLQLDHPDTLLAHPVDDFVSNFVGQDSTLKRLLLVRAEDAADNAPSVSPETPVSDALELLDEHDRRYVVVTDGQNKALGYVRRRDMHRQQGTCGDFLRPFNATAAHDEHLRILLSRMYEFNRAWLPVLDGEQVFLGEVTQESIAAYLSSGRSRGAKTSIVSPAEAVTS